The region aagcatcaatatttttttaaagcaccCTGTACATTTAGCAAAAAGTAGAGAACGATAGAGAAGCATGTTaacgtaattattttgttatgaCAAATTAAGTATTTCCTTTAAAATACTTTGATGCACGAAAAatcagaatataataaaactctaATTTTGACAGATTTGTTGGTTTGAAATCGGTTtaataaacattgaaaaatggCATACATGAACAATAAgtactaaatttttattaaataaatttgaataaattaaagtacAATATTTCTATGTCAGCAgtttaacgaaatattttaaaagatttcaaGTTTAAAATCGTAGTGAAAGAATTGAATTCAGTCTATTCTCTAAAGAGTCAATAGACTCGTTGCGAATAgacttgttttattaattaattatcgtgaAGGCCGGTATCTTTCAGCTTTCCTCTTCGCTTACAAAACGTTTAACAGTTGGAATACCCTGTATAAAATGTTGAATTTAGACTTACGTAATTTATgcatttcaaatataaaactcGAGCTTACgaggttaatattaatagtcgAGATTTTTTTGCTCAATTTGAATTAATCGTTGCACGGTACAAAATAGAATATTCCAGCGttataaatgatttaatgAACGTTCCTATCATCTTATGTACTAGTTATAGATTATTGTACCGTTATACGTGTgcataatttatgaatttgaTTTGCATCACAAACGACCGTAACATCGATACGATGTCTATTGTCTATACATTTTGCCTATAATTGTCGTGCTGCATCTGTCTTTTTCTTGTATATTATCGGAGCTTTAGTACTTCGGCGACGTTATGCGGCGAAATCTCTTttagaagaagaggaggaggaataTCAAGATAACGACAATCAAAACGTAGAAACCGCGTCTGTGATTAAGGATCTAACGCGACGACTGGACGATCTACAGGCGTGCAATGACTTGATGCTTAAGCAGGGATCGGCGCTTCAACGAGCTTTGACCGATTTGGAAATGTTAGAACCTCCGTCCCCCGAATTAGCGGCGAAATTCAAGATCGTCAGCGAACGAGCCACGCTCTTTCGGATTGCGGCGAATGCCATGATCAACGTAAGCCCAAACGATAATCTTTGTGAAATTCAAGGACCGAGTATCTGTGAATGAAACTCTTCCCTTTTCGCTGTTTATTTAGCAAGTCTCGTAATAGTGGTTTATACCGTTCGATCAGAAAATCCAATTTTCTATTCAAAATTCTCGTTTCAAGATTCCAACATTTAATTGTAAACTGTAGTAGCTTTTTAATGCGGCGACATTTATACCGATGTTacataatttctaatatatcttCAAAAACGGACATCGGAGAATACATTCGCGTTCGGGGATCTGAGTAATGCTTCGGAAGATAATAGCACGATATTGTTCGCGTGCCACTTTTATCGGACTTGCTCAATAGACTCTTGAACTTGCTTTGTGAACATCTCGTAAATCTTATCGTAACGAGACATATACGACACGACTGAGCGAGTGACTCATCTAACGGGAGGAACGAGAAGGGGCAAAATCTTGAGATACAGTTAGTAATTAGCCGCTTGTACGAATGCGAATAATGTCGTTCAAAGTCTACGTAGAAATTCGCGAGATTCTCACAGAGCAGAGTTCAATTTTCACGCAATCAGGGTCGTCTCATTCACGGAATTGCCCTTTGGCAATggcattctctctctctctctattgaTGTGATCTAATATACTGATGTGATCTCATACGAAACGCAACTCGAGAACTGATTGAACGCGTTGTTGCAGACGGGCAGCGATTACTTGCAATTAGCCCAGCAACAAGAGCCTAAATGGAAGAAGTTGCTGCAGCACGAGCGCGATCAGAAGGTGCGGATAGAGAAAATGGTCGAACAGTTAGCTAGGCAACATTCCCACCTGGAGGAAGCCGCGCAACACGCGATTCCTTCGGCGACACATGCGGGGGGACACAGACCTTCACgtaaataagtttattatattatatttcttattctcCGCTTTTTGTCAACATGCATTTGTTCGCATTTTTCGATACCTTTTATCTGCTACGTCGTTGCTTCAAGTGCcagaaaatgtaacaaaatctatttcaatttgttaaaattttgtttagaaaaattacagcaaattttgaaattaaattggtacagcatatatatatagaatgttttaaaatcatttaatgTGTTTTAATGGCATTGTATAGaatctatttcttttcaaCGAAAATGTCGAGCAATAAATTGTCATTCATTGTCACTCATTgcagtttttttatgttttgtataactaaactttaaattaaatttaaattctattgAAGACATCACTCGAACtgaagaataattttgttatttatttctttaaagtttaAGCTCCTTTTTCTCATGTCTAACTAACGCATTATCGATATCTCGACATTTTCATTGACCACAtattaactataaaaaaacTTGACAAGGACGTACAGTGGATTCAGGGCAGCTTGTACGCAGGATCTCTTGCACTGCGCGAAGAAATATGACGAGTTCACGgtcgaaattttaattaaatgtgaaTTCTCTCCCAGCCAAGTTTCCTTATTTATCGCAAATCTCCCATACAGCACATTGAagctaattaaatatttcggcGAAATTAAATGTCCGATTAACAATTCATCAGACCGAAGTCGGGGACATTCtctgcaaattatatttttagattcgCGTTCGTATTTGACATTTAACCGAGTGTGCATTCTATTTGTCCTCTTTTTCCtcgtacaaaaatttatactcGTCCGTGACGTGGAGCGTCTCGCGCTTGTCGAGCACGAATTTAAATCTCGGCGCCCGCGGTCGTTTGTCCGCGCCCGCGCTAGGTGGCCTCCAAGAAGCGCCCCGACGCGCCGATGTGCGGTGATTATCCGCGTGATTACGTCATCCGTGGTCTACGTACGTTACGTACCCCGACTACCGTCCGTGTACCGTGTCTCTATATACACAGGACAAAAGAGCGTTTATCCCCGCGTCGTGttcctgtatatatatataacatatatatggtAACGTAATAACTTATGTATGTACGTTCGCACATGACACGATTGTCGGGTGTGCTTCCGTCTCTTCCGAGCCCGACGCTTAATCGACGGGAGAGTGGCACCGCAAATTGGTATTCGTCTTTTCCTTCCGTTAGCTCCGacaacgcggttccccccgaATTCCCCGGAGTCGCGATCGCCTCTCGCGCCGACGACGGAACGGAGATCGGACGAAGGTGTCGAAACTCGAAAACGATCGGCTCGAGGAAGGTGGTGACAAGATTGAGCGCGTCAGCGGCGTTTCGTAACCGTTTCTCGCGGCCGCCGCCGAGTCGAACCAGGGGTGCGGAACCGGGAGTCGGAGTCTCGGAGTCATCGAGACGAGATCGGAGATCACACGGGAATGTGTCTTCGTGTTGGTTTTGGTTCGCATACGTCTCCATCTCGCCCTCCCTCGCCCCTGTGAGCCACTTCTTCCGTCGGTACTCGAAATTGGTGGTGCGCGCCCCGGAgggagaagaaagaaggaagtgGACGATCGAGGGTGCGGGACAGATGCGTTTACGTGCGATTCGCGCGAAGCGTCCTTCCGCGGCTCGCGGCTCGCgcctcgcgccgcgccggctcgATCGAGCGAGCACCGGCCACCGCGGAGCCGCGCGGAGCACGCTCCGCGACCCCGCGGCGCGGACGCGCGGCGGCACATTCGATTCGCCGGAAAGTCGGGAAGGAGTGAAGCGCGGGAGCAAGGCCGGGCCAGGGCGCGAAATCGTCCTCGAGCAGCGGGAAACGAACTCGGGAGTCTCCGGACGGCGGATCTACGCGGATCACGCGGCGGCGGTCTTGGCCGCGCGGGGCTCGCGGGACGTCGCCGTATCGATTCTTTATTACGCGCGATACGATCTCGCGAACGCGGGTGACTTGGCGTGACTTCGACGCAGCGTGCCGTAATTTGTGTAACATacgcgcgtttttttttttttttcctcctttgTGTTCCCCGATTCCGTCGCGTCGTGCGTCGGCGACGCGATAAAAACTTACACTTTGTACCTTATCTCGATGCTTATCCACGGGCGCGATTAGGCGATCTTTGTGCAACGTGTACCCACTTGACGTTCACGTGCTCCGTACAATCTTCTTCCGCCCGTCTTCCCGGCTACGAattccctccctcctcccccaCGTCCGCGTCGCGTCTGTCAAATGGGAAATTTTGACTTTGCAGATCCCGCAGTTACGACGTCACCGTCAGAGGATGAGGAGGACAACGCTGAATTTTACGACGCCCAAGAATCGGACACTTTCACGCTAACCATACCCGCCACGAGCAATTCGATTTCCGCGAGAGATCGCAACGATTCTCAGGGTAGCGACGATGGCTCAAGCTCGGAGGGTGATCAGACGCCCTTGCCCGTCTCCGATTCCACTGGCGCCGATTCGTTCCTCATTGTGACCGATTCCACCGCGGCGCAGACTTCCTCGCGTGTCACGAACACAGACGACCTGGATACCGTAAgcaaatttacattttctttctccctttttctccccttctttttttttataaataaaaacgggatgtaaatattttcacgTACAACAGGCAGCTTGGCGATCCAACAATGGCAGCAGCAGCACCGGGATGACCACCAAACGGAAGAGAAGGACTAGGGTACCTGAAAAACCAAACTATCCCTTGAATCTGTGGAGCATAATGAAAAACTGCATTGGCAAGGACCTGTCCAAAATTCCCATGCCGGTGAACTTTTCGGAACCTCTCAGTATGCTCCAACGGCTAACGGAAGACTACGAATATGCAGATATTCTTGATAGGTACGGATATCTTTAATCGCGTCTATTTTGTGAAAGAAAAGTTATTGACATAATTTTTCCTTAAATATATAGGGCTGCAGAATGTTCAGATAGTTACGAGCAGATGGCTTTTGTAGCCGCGTTCACCGTATCTAGTTACGCTACAACCGCCGCTAGAACGGGAAAGCCTTTCAATCCCCTTTTAGGCGAAACTTACGAATGCGATCGTACGGACGATCTTGGATGGCGCGCGATTTCGGAGCAAGTGTCTCATCATCCGCCTATGCTAGCTCAACATTGCGAAGGGAAGAAATGGCGATGTTGGCAAGAGTTCACAATGGCTTCTAAATTTCGTGGAAAATATCTGCAGGTACGATGTCTTGCTTGATAGATTAAAAGTACGTACCGATCGCAAACAGTCGCTCAACCGTCGTCAAAACGAGCGCGCAACCATCCGTATTTTCCAAACACGGTCGTTCTGAGAACttgaattttgtttattagGTGATTCCCTTGGGTACCGCTCATCTAGAATTTAATAGTGGCCAGCAACATTATACATGGCGTAAAGTTACTACTAcagtacataatattatagtcGGAAAGTTGTGGGTCGACCAGAGCGGCGACATGGATATTGTAAATCATAAGGAAGGTATCAAGTGCCATTTGAAGTACATCCCGTACTCGTATTTCTCGAGAGACAGCCAGCGCAAGGTGAAGGGCGTAGTCATGAATTCCAACAAGGAAGTCAAATGGGTAGTGCAGGGTACATGGGATTCGAAGATAGAAATCGCTCCGGTAATCAGCACGTCTGGCACCCCCGATAATCCAGTTTACAAGACGGGTCCTTATATATTAGCTTGGAAACGACGTTTGCCTCCGTAAGTATGTAGCAATGATAAGCGCGCGGAAATATGCatctgttaaaaaaagaaattgtcaCTCTCTTATATTTGTTCTTGGTCTTTTTCCTTTGTAAAGAATTCAAACGCAGCTATCTGTTAAAGCTGTGATGATAAGCAgagcataattttatataacatatatatttttccaatgaaataaatttttttatgctaaaaaatacatgtctcaaaacaaaaattgatcAAGAGGatcttttattagaaatttaccGACAACAGCACTTTTAATGTGTATGAAGTATTTTAATAccctaatataattttacagtgAAGATTgtgagaaatattattcattcaCGGAACTAGCATGTCAATTGAACGAGCCGGAAGAAGGTGTAGCTCCGACGGATTCTCGGCTGAGGCCTGATCAGCGGTTAATGGAGGATGGACGATGGGACGAGGCTAATGCAGAAAAATTGCGtttagaagaaaaacaaagagcTGTTAGACGGGCTCGCGAGCACGACGCCGAAAGGGCCGCCGCGCAAGGTAAGTTTATATCGTCAGATTGCGAAAATCAAGCTCTTTTGCTCACGAATCTCGTGTCTCTCTCCGCAGGATTACCTTACGAGGCGTACGAACCGCTGTGGTTCAAGAAGAAGCAAGATCCGTACACGGACAGCCGTTGTTTCGTTTATAATGGCGAATATTGGGATCACAAGAGCAGAGGTGACTGGTCGCGATGTCCGAACATATTTTAGTTTGTTATATAGATAGATTCCATTGTGTGATGTGACTTTGTCACATACACATGCAGTGTGCAGAGAAATTTTGGATCGTTCAAAAGTGACGGTAGCCGAGATTAGAAGTCGCGATCGTTCGCGGTCGAGACTTTAAATGCTTATGAAATAACGTTGACGTGATAATGGGGTTGTTATGGGATATGGTTTAGCAATTAATTCTTCCAATGAAGTGGACGAAACTTGTTGGCAACTCTGACATGTACAATGTGTAATTTGTACTTGCATGTCATCGCCATCGCCTATTCTTTAACTCTTCTacctctctccctttcctctCCCCTTTTTCTTCCCCGTCTTTCTTTTcgtctcttcttttctctagtactgaagtaatatttagtcCAACGTGATGTTTGATTAACATGCGCTTGcgtgctctttttttttttttttaagattttgagCTGAATGAATAGTCATCAATCTTGAATTTTTCAGTTTGATTTGTAAGTgcgttttattatacatattagcTGTATGTATGAGTTCGTAAAAAATCGAAACTCTCAGGCAAGTCGAATGAATTccggatattatttttagccTAAAACTGAGAGATAGCAATAAGACcgtatagaaaagaaaaaaaacctgTCATTAGAGAGGAAGGATTTCGAAAAGTTACATGTTccactttataatatattcagtattctcaacttatttttaaacgaaTATGAATCTAGTTTTCTAGAAATTAATCCGAGTTTAAGTTATATCGCACTCAATCGGTgctgctatatatatatacgaaaattgtgtgttttattatttttaatccattATTGAAAGTATTTGTGTAAACGCAGATAGATGTGCAATGAGGAATAGAATCGAGCCGACGTTTGAcatgaattaatataaaagatgcgctgatttttcttttatatatgatcttttacatcatttttatagaaataaagaacATCTCCATATCTTAAGAAGCCAATTGAACTTCGACACGCATCggtatttgtaatttttcccTCGTTGCACACTTTCTGCTTGACCCTAGTGTCACAACAAAGAAAGtctgaaaaatattcgaaGTGGAAAAATAAATCCTGACGTTATTGTACGTGAATTCGAAGATCCGTGCAACTGCACACGTTCAAAGGTTTATTCAGTGATTTATgaatacgcgcgcgcgagaagatCGACATTTGTTCAACATTTTACACACGTAATATAaagccgacgacgacgatgatgctTCCAAGTTTGGCCAGCGTTTGTTCtacggaaaaaaaaggaggaaaaaaagaaaccatGCCATTTCACGTCCGCACAGATTTCAAGCACGCTAGAAGCTACGCTCCGAATACTTTGCCGAGCTGTACGCGTCGCATTATCACCGAAATGGAACGACAAGTAGCGAAATACTCGAGGCGGCGAATCGAAGACCCCTAAGTGCCGCTCCGCCCGATTGAAGAAAGACGAAAATCGGGTAATCGAGCGTATTACGATCGTTTCTTTCTCGAAATTATCGCTGTAGCATAGAGACACACGTGTGCACCCGTAGGCACCCGTGCGAGACCGAATTTATAGCGAGTGGATTcgtgtatgtacgtatgtgtttgtatgtatgtatgccaGTGTGTGTACATATAACGATTAATTGATGAAACTTATTGTATATCCCTCTTACTTATGAGCACATAGGCCGTTCCGTTCCGCGATGTTATCGAGTACACGGCCGACGTGCACGAGCACGATGAGCCGAACGGAACGGCTAGCTTGCAGCCAATGTCTACAATGATCATTACGCTAAGTCCTCTGgctgtattataattttaatagtttataataattgaaatgattatatataaatatatatatatatattatacacatctgtatacatataaatacaaaaattaaataatttaacaaggTGCGACgaatgtgtgtgcgtgtgtgggTGTATGTGGGTATGTGAGAGTAGTGAAGTTGAATTATTAGCGCTTGTACATTAGCCAATTCGTGtggggagagagagacagaaaaatataaatatgcttCGCTACAAAGGGATATTTATTTCGTGGCGTCTCCTTCACAGCCACCCATCATCGATCACATATAAAAGGCcgtaattgtattataagcgattttttgttttgtcgaattaattatattgaatcaATCATGCGAAAGAACTGTATAAACGCGATCCGAATTAATACAGATTAAGGAAATAAGAGGAGTTTGTTGCGGGGATATTTTATTGATGGTATCTCGTTCTTCTGTAATACCGCGCAGGTCGGTAAAACGCTCCCTTCccttcagaaatattttttttataaaaatgaattgtctttcgatatttattgttaacatAGAGAGCATGAGAAAGAAAGCGCTTGCCGCTCGagcaatttttcaaaagtttcGAGAACGCCGATCGGTTcggcgttaaaaaaaaaaaaacgcgcgagTCGGCGTGAAATATTTCCGTCGTCCGGTTTCCCGGTTCGCGTTCCGCGTTTCTCGTTCCCGGCATTTCACGAAAGAGCAGCGCCGGAAAGCGGAGGCGCGGCGGGCGCGACATATCGCGCGATTCACGAGTCCGCTGAATTTTGCGACGGACATTTACGAGAGCGAGAAGATCGGTTCTCGTTCAGCctggagagagggagagaaacgGTGAGGAGCGTCTCGTTCGGCGAGTCGTGCAGGCGCGCGCTCGCGCCTGCGCGTCCCGTTCCGTCCGCCGAGATGGCGGCGGAGAGGCAATGACGTCACGCGAAGGCGTAGTAATACACGGCGCGAGCGCATGGCGAGCGGAGTCCATCCGCGGAGCTGCTGCGCGAGAGACTGGGAACTGCTTTCGATTGTTGGCGGGCGCCGCCATCTTGGTCAGTGAGCCTGCGAGTGGCCTGTACGTCTCCGTGGTGCGGTGTGGCTTCGTTGCGCGTATTTCGGGCGTTACGTCTTGCCGAACGGGCTTATTCCGTGCGCGCGTCACTCCCCCGCGTGGGCCCCCTCGTTTTATCCGTTTAACCCGTGAGAACCGCGCGCGTCCGAGATGTCGGAACGGGAGGACAACGTTTACAAGGCGAAACTGGCCGAGCAAGCGGAACGCTACGACGGTGAGTACGAGATATTTCTTCTTTCCGGCAAGAGGTTCGGtggaggagaggagaggggcGGGGCGGGACGGGGGGCACCGGGGGGAGCTGCCTAGCCGGTTCGCGGACGCGAAAACCGATCCTACGTAACCGCGCGATCCCATTCGCGACTCGCGCCGCGTTCCGCGTCAATGGGCTATCCTTCCCCCTTCGGCccctctcctcctcccccGCTTCCGCCCCGCGTGCGTTACGCGTCAGCGGTGCCCCGATCCGTCGGCCATCCGTCGTCGCGGGCGTCGTGGCCCCGCGACCCCGCGACTCCGCCGCGCCGGAGTCCGCTCTCTCGGCGGATCGAGACGAATAACCTGTCTGTCCTACTCTTTTACTCCGACGGAACTCCCGAGAACGTCGAGAAGCTaccgcgcgctctctctcgctcgcgtcATGCCTGTCAAAATCCGCGTCGCGACCGCGACGATTCGGAGGCCGCCGATCGTTACGGCGTATATTCGTCGTAGCCGGCGGCGTTCCTTTGTGGCGGCGCCGGACGCGATATCGACTCGTGTCATTCGCGACGGTCGATCCGGCCCGGCGAGGCCCGCCcgcccgctcgctcgctcgcccaTTCGTCCGTCCGTCCATCCGTCCGTTCGTTTGTTCGTTTGTTCGTTCGTTCGCCGGAGCCCCCGGCTCCGAGTCCGGGGCCCGGGGCCCGCGGGGACGAGGCGACGGCGTACGCAGTAGTGTACGCACGAGGATCTCGCACGTTTCTCCCGTCGTTCTCTCTCGTGTTCTCGGCGATCTCCGCCGGTCTGGCCCGATCGGGGAACGACACGCCAGtcgccacgccacgccacgccacgcgTTGCTAGGCGTGCTCTCTCGACTCACCTCCGAGAGATAAGCGACAGGTCCGTTTCTCTCGGTCGTGACGCGGTAGAGACACGCCGAGGCGCCTCCGCTAATCGCCGGCGGGTTATTACCACGGGCCGAACGGGGTACCCGCGGTATAATTCGCGTGTTCCGCTCGTGGTATCTGGCCTTGAACGCGCGCGAAGAAATCACCGACCGGGACTCGATCGAccgagaaagcgagagagagaaagagagagagagagagagaggaacgaTGCTCTTCCTCCGAACTTCTCGCATCTGGTTCGACGCCGATATGTCCGTAATCTGCACGGAGATCACGGACTGTTAGCTTTAATTTTCTTCGACTCCTTTTTccagggaaaaaaaaataaaaaaaaagtcgtaTCCGCTTTGAACGCGAAGCCGTCGGGTCAGGTAAAATGGACCTCTTCCGGATGTCGGTTTCGCCGACTCTTTCGGTCCTTTCGCACGTCTTCCGTCCCTTCCATCCCCTCTCCCTGCCCTTCGTATCGAGTTAACAGGATCCAGGTTAGGCGTAACGTGAGGCGATCCCTCGCGGGAATTGCGGAGCCGGCGCGACGTCTCCTTCGGAATCTCTTCGACAATTCGTCCGAGGATTCCGAAGTCGCGCCGCCGACTTTCCaagatgacgacgacgacgacgacgacgacgaggacgatcCGATCGACGTCCTCGCATTCTCGATATCGACGCGGCCCCGCGGACGTGCGCGATTATCGAGCGTCGGCACACATCCGCCGATTCGGAGCGTTCGTATCGATCGCGTCCCGCGACGCTTGTCATTCCTATCTTTTTCGGATAATAGGAGCACGCCCGATTCACGATCTCTCGTTCCGGGAGAGCCAGAGCAGAGGGCCAAAAACGCGTGCGTCCGCAGCGAGCGGAGGGCAGAGAGGGCCGATCGCGCGAGCGCTCGGGCAAGGGGGGCCGCGGGGGCGATGAGGAGAGACTAGGCGTGGGCGGGGGAGAGAGACGGTCAAATTTCTCCGTCCctacgccgcgccgtgcgTTTCGGTGTGCGCGCCTCGTGTCTTCCTCTTTCCCGTGGCGGGATTCCCGAGGAACCCGGCGTCGATCTCCTTCTGCGCCCTGGCATTCCcttctcctttcttctctttctctctctctctctctctctctctctctctctctctctctctctcctcccttcCTCTTCGTGTGTAAGATGCGTACATGCCCTGCGCGACTTACACGCGACTTTGACAGCGAAATGCGCGTAATCTCGGGGAGGAGGCAGGCTGGGTAATGCGAAAAGTAGCTCGTCGTATATATCGATAACTTTATCAGCGATAAGAGAATAATAAGAGGTGTCGTTGCAAATTTTCTGTT is a window of Temnothorax longispinosus isolate EJ_2023e chromosome 1, Tlon_JGU_v1, whole genome shotgun sequence DNA encoding:
- the Osbp gene encoding oxysterol-binding protein 1 isoform X6, producing the protein MDELPERLPTEMVRPVKRPPVVLQEPRGDVPHLPRHDFLTRGLNTHGGRLHLRREQRRHADLPHQGVDRGGAAAVGHSPRARESQGHPSDGIWFVRIVPCLSLLRRRYAAKSLLEEEEEEYQDNDNQNVETASVIKDLTRRLDDLQACNDLMLKQGSALQRALTDLEMLEPPSPELAAKFKIVSERATLFRIAANAMINTGSDYLQLAQQQEPKWKKLLQHERDQKVRIEKMVEQLARQHSHLEEAAQHAIPSATHAGGHRPSHPAVTTSPSEDEEDNAEFYDAQESDTFTLTIPATSNSISARDRNDSQGSDDGSSSEGDQTPLPVSDSTGADSFLIVTDSTAAQTSSRVTNTDDLDTAAWRSNNGSSSTGMTTKRKRRTRVPEKPNYPLNLWSIMKNCIGKDLSKIPMPVNFSEPLSMLQRLTEDYEYADILDRAAECSDSYEQMAFVAAFTVSSYATTAARTGKPFNPLLGETYECDRTDDLGWRAISEQVSHHPPMLAQHCEGKKWRCWQEFTMASKFRGKYLQVIPLGTAHLEFNSGQQHYTWRKVTTTVHNIIVGKLWVDQSGDMDIVNHKEGIKCHLKYIPYSYFSRDSQRKVKGVVMNSNKEVKWVVQGTWDSKIEIAPVISTSGTPDNPVYKTGPYILAWKRRLPPEDCEKYYSFTELACQLNEPEEGVAPTDSRLRPDQRLMEDGRWDEANAEKLRLEEKQRAVRRAREHDAERAAAQGLPYEAYEPLWFKKKQDPYTDSRCFVYNGEYWDHKSRGDWSRCPNIF
- the Osbp gene encoding oxysterol-binding protein 1 isoform X5 — its product is MGDPKSQHGAQEMKGWLFKWTNYLKGYQRRWFVLSNGLLSYYRNPAEMSHTCRGTISLHGALIHTVDACTFVVSNGGTQTFHIKASTEVERQQWVTALELAKAKAIQAMESALVLRRRYAAKSLLEEEEEEYQDNDNQNVETASVIKDLTRRLDDLQACNDLMLKQGSALQRALTDLEMLEPPSPELAAKFKIVSERATLFRIAANAMINTGSDYLQLAQQQEPKWKKLLQHERDQKVRIEKMVEQLARQHSHLEEAAQHAIPSATHAGGHRPSHPAVTTSPSEDEEDNAEFYDAQESDTFTLTIPATSNSISARDRNDSQGSDDGSSSEGDQTPLPVSDSTGADSFLIVTDSTAAQTSSRVTNTDDLDTAAWRSNNGSSSTGMTTKRKRRTRVPEKPNYPLNLWSIMKNCIGKDLSKIPMPVNFSEPLSMLQRLTEDYEYADILDRAAECSDSYEQMAFVAAFTVSSYATTAARTGKPFNPLLGETYECDRTDDLGWRAISEQVSHHPPMLAQHCEGKKWRCWQEFTMASKFRGKYLQVIPLGTAHLEFNSGQQHYTWRKVTTTVHNIIVGKLWVDQSGDMDIVNHKEGIKCHLKYIPYSYFSRDSQRKVKGVVMNSNKEVKWVVQGTWDSKIEIAPVISTSGTPDNPVYKTGPYILAWKRRLPPEDCEKYYSFTELACQLNEPEEGVAPTDSRLRPDQRLMEDGRWDEANAEKLRLEEKQRAVRRAREHDAERAAAQGLPYEAYEPLWFKKKQDPYTDSRCFVYNGEYWDHKSRGDWSRCPNIF
- the Osbp gene encoding oxysterol-binding protein 1 isoform X8; amino-acid sequence: MSHTCRGTISLHGALIHTVDACTFVVSNGGTQTFHIKASTEVERQQWVTALELAKAKAIQAMESALVLRRRYAAKSLLEEEEEEYQDNDNQNVETASVIKDLTRRLDDLQACNDLMLKQGSALQRALTDLEMLEPPSPELAAKFKIVSERATLFRIAANAMINTGSDYLQLAQQQEPKWKKLLQHERDQKVRIEKMVEQLARQHSHLEEAAQHAIPSATHAGGHRPSHPAVTTSPSEDEEDNAEFYDAQESDTFTLTIPATSNSISARDRNDSQGSDDGSSSEGDQTPLPVSDSTGADSFLIVTDSTAAQTSSRVTNTDDLDTAAWRSNNGSSSTGMTTKRKRRTRVPEKPNYPLNLWSIMKNCIGKDLSKIPMPVNFSEPLSMLQRLTEDYEYADILDRAAECSDSYEQMAFVAAFTVSSYATTAARTGKPFNPLLGETYECDRTDDLGWRAISEQVSHHPPMLAQHCEGKKWRCWQEFTMASKFRGKYLQVIPLGTAHLEFNSGQQHYTWRKVTTTVHNIIVGKLWVDQSGDMDIVNHKEGIKCHLKYIPYSYFSRDSQRKVKGVVMNSNKEVKWVVQGTWDSKIEIAPVISTSGTPDNPVYKTGPYILAWKRRLPPEDCEKYYSFTELACQLNEPEEGVAPTDSRLRPDQRLMEDGRWDEANAEKLRLEEKQRAVRRAREHDAERAAAQGLPYEAYEPLWFKKKQDPYTDSRCFVYNGEYWDHKSRGDWSRCPNIF
- the Osbp gene encoding oxysterol-binding protein 1 isoform X1, with the translated sequence MGDPKSQHGAQEMKGWLFKWTNYLKGYQRRWFVLSNGLLSYYRAEPTGGPKISSRRKRRAGRASENPAEMSHTCRGTISLHGALIHTVDACTFVVSNGGTQTFHIKASTEVERQQWVTALELAKAKAIQAMESALVLRRRYAAKSLLEEEEEEYQDNDNQNVETASVIKDLTRRLDDLQACNDLMLKQGSALQRALTDLEMLEPPSPELAAKFKIVSERATLFRIAANAMINTGSDYLQLAQQQEPKWKKLLQHERDQKVRIEKMVEQLARQHSHLEEAAQHAIPSATHAGGHRPSHPAVTTSPSEDEEDNAEFYDAQESDTFTLTIPATSNSISARDRNDSQGSDDGSSSEGDQTPLPVSDSTGADSFLIVTDSTAAQTSSRVTNTDDLDTAAWRSNNGSSSTGMTTKRKRRTRVPEKPNYPLNLWSIMKNCIGKDLSKIPMPVNFSEPLSMLQRLTEDYEYADILDRAAECSDSYEQMAFVAAFTVSSYATTAARTGKPFNPLLGETYECDRTDDLGWRAISEQVSHHPPMLAQHCEGKKWRCWQEFTMASKFRGKYLQVIPLGTAHLEFNSGQQHYTWRKVTTTVHNIIVGKLWVDQSGDMDIVNHKEGIKCHLKYIPYSYFSRDSQRKVKGVVMNSNKEVKWVVQGTWDSKIEIAPVISTSGTPDNPVYKTGPYILAWKRRLPPEDCEKYYSFTELACQLNEPEEGVAPTDSRLRPDQRLMEDGRWDEANAEKLRLEEKQRAVRRAREHDAERAAAQGLPYEAYEPLWFKKKQDPYTDSRCFVYNGEYWDHKSRGDWSRCPNIF